GTGGCGTCGCTCGTCGGCCTGCTGCTCGTCTTCCACCCCGCGGTGAGCGGGCGCTTGAAGTAGCTAGCTGTCGCCGAGCTTCTTGAGGATCCGGTCGACGTGGCCGGTGGCCTTGACGTTGTAGAGCGCCTCGATGACCTTGCCGTCCTCGTCAACGAGGAAGGTCGAGCGAATCGCGCCCTCGACGATGCGGCCGTAGTTGTTCTTCTCGCCGTAGGCGGCGAGGCGGGTCTGCACCTCGTGGCCCGGGTCGCTCAGCAGCGTGTAGGGCAGCTCGTACTCCGTCTTGAACTGTGCCAATTTGTCTACCGAGTCGGCCGACAGCGAGAGCACCTTGTAGCCGGCGGCGGTGAGGCGCGCGTCGCTGTCGCGGAAGTCGCAGGCCTCCTGCGTGCAGCCCGGGGTGAACGCCTGCGGGAAGGTGTAGACCA
The Gulosibacter sediminis genome window above contains:
- a CDS encoding peroxiredoxin, translated to MTEPIRLQPGDNFPEFTLSDQDGKQVSPSDFRGSKLVVYTFPQAFTPGCTQEACDFRDSDARLTAAGYKVLSLSADSVDKLAQFKTEYELPYTLLSDPGHEVQTRLAAYGEKNNYGRIVEGAIRSTFLVDEDGKVIEALYNVKATGHVDRILKKLGDS